Part of the Candidatus Eisenbacteria bacterium genome is shown below.
CCCCGCGATGCCGGCGCCGGACGCGGCCGCGCCCGAGTGTGGTGTCGTTGCCGTCGCGTTCGCGCGTTCGATCGCGGCGCCTTGCCGCGGCGTCACGGGTGCCTTGTCGTTCGTGGCCGGAGGCAGGGACGCGTCATGCGTTCCCGCCGGCGCCGCGACCGAGCGCGCGATGCTGCGGTTCATCAGGCCTCCAGCGAGACCGAGTCGAGCCACCAGAGCAGGTCTCCGCCGTGGAGCTGCAACTGGTAGACGTCGCCGTTCTCGTCGGTGACGGAGAAATAGAAACGCGGGTGCTTCCCGACCCGGTCCACCCAGCGCGTGTTGACGCGCCGGATCCGGTACTCGCGGCCCCGGCGCCGGAAGGCCACCGGGGTGGCGGTGCCGCCCGAAAAATCGGCGCGCACCGCCACGGCTTCGTCGATCGCTTCGCTTCGCATGGCTTCGGAGGTCCCGTTTGCGATCAGCCGCGCCGCCGTGGCGGGGCGGGTCGCGCCGACGCCGGGCAATCTACTGCACATGTGTGCAGCAATGCAAGACTCTTTTTTTCGGGCCGGCGCGGACGTGCGACGAGGGTGCGACCGGACACCGCGCGAACACCGCGCCCGCACCGTGTCCGGGCGGCACCCGCGCCCGCGCCACGCCGCGCCGGCACCGCACGATGCGCGGACCGCACCGCGCCCGCGTTGGCGCCCTGCGCGGGCCGGGTGTAGAAACGCCGCGCAGACACCCCAGCAGTCCGCGCAACGACAGGAGGTCTTCGACGTGCGACTCGCCCGCCTCGCAGTCCCCGCGCTGGTCCTGGCCGCCACGATCACCGCGGCGTTCGCCGCCGGCCCGGCGCCCAGCCTGCAGGTCACCGAAATGGGCACGGGCGGCGCCACGATGGTGCTGGTCCACGGCCTCGGCGGCTCGCGCACCGACTGGCTGCCGCTCTTCAAGCGCCTCAAGGACCGCTACCGGCTGGTGATGGTCGAGCTGCCCGGGCACGGCACCAGCCCGCTGCCGGACCCGTTCTCGCTGGAAGCCGCCGCCGCGCAGCTCGACAGCGTGATCGCGCTGCAGAAACCCGAGAGCACGATCGTGGTCGGGCAGGGCCTGGGCGGCATGCTGGCGCTCAAGGCACTCGCCGCGCACCCGGGGCAGGCGCGCGGCCTCGTGCTGATGGACGCGGCGCTCAAGTCGCCGATTCCGGTGGACGACCAGCAGGTCCAGCAGCTCGTCCGCTTCATGAACGACAACTACACGACGTTCACGCAGATGGCGTTCTCGAAGATGGGTCGCGACTCGGCCGAGAGCGCGATCCTGTACGCCAAGCTGGCCGCGGTCGAGCCGGCGACGGTCAAGGCGTACATGCGCAACCTCCTGCGTGCCGAC
Proteins encoded:
- a CDS encoding alpha/beta fold hydrolase, giving the protein MRLARLAVPALVLAATITAAFAAGPAPSLQVTEMGTGGATMVLVHGLGGSRTDWLPLFKRLKDRYRLVMVELPGHGTSPLPDPFSLEAAAAQLDSVIALQKPESTIVVGQGLGGMLALKALAAHPGQARGLVLMDAALKSPIPVDDQQVQQLVRFMNDNYTTFTQMAFSKMGRDSAESAILYAKLAAVEPATVKAYMRNLLRADANRELKSVGLPIELIFSERTWKQGEPWGEVAKRFGYEDTTIAVPRRVGGSGMQIARDQPDTLAAILSAYGAARLGAAKK